A genomic segment from Candidatus Korarchaeum sp. encodes:
- a CDS encoding 50S ribosomal protein L15 translates to MMSIPRRRKRSRKMRGSRLHGYGLQRQHRRSGRRGGFGMAGTKKHLWTWVTAYEPDYFGRGRRGFKRPRAVRREIRSINLADLDKMLPDLLSSGLARELEDGRIELDLGEIGYNKLLGRGEVSKPLLVKVEKASKNAVSKLESIGGGVILVEGGSDELS, encoded by the coding sequence ATGATGAGCATACCCAGGAGGAGGAAGAGATCGAGGAAGATGAGGGGCTCGAGGCTCCATGGATACGGATTGCAGAGGCAACATAGGAGGAGCGGGAGGAGAGGAGGCTTCGGTATGGCCGGGACGAAGAAGCACTTATGGACTTGGGTCACAGCGTATGAACCTGATTACTTCGGGAGGGGGAGGAGGGGGTTCAAGAGGCCTAGAGCTGTCAGGAGGGAGATCAGGAGTATAAACTTAGCTGATCTAGATAAGATGCTCCCAGATCTCCTCAGCTCCGGATTAGCTAGGGAACTCGAGGACGGGAGGATAGAGCTCGATCTCGGGGAGATCGGTTACAATAAACTGCTCGGGAGAGGGGAAGTGAGCAAACCCCTGTTAGTTAAAGTTGAGAAAGCATCTAAGAACGCTGTGAGCAAGCTAGAGAGTATAGGTGGCGGGGTCATATTAGTGGAGGGGGGTTCGGATGAGCTTAGTTAG
- a CDS encoding 50S ribosomal protein L30, which yields MVGLEEVPLIAVVRIRGRVDVRPEIKRTLEMLHLRRKFWATLVPLTDSYRGMLHKVKDYSTYGEIDKPTLLTLLKERGELKMGGSLSDEWLSSNTDFSSIEELAEALLSKRVYLHKLGWMKPYFRLHPPKGGFKRTTKRAWSDGGELGYRGKEINTLIRRMI from the coding sequence GTGGTCGGTCTGGAGGAGGTACCTCTGATAGCAGTAGTCAGGATAAGGGGTAGAGTTGACGTGAGACCTGAGATAAAGAGAACTCTGGAGATGCTGCACTTACGTAGGAAGTTCTGGGCGACTTTAGTCCCTCTAACGGATTCCTACAGAGGCATGCTCCATAAAGTGAAGGACTACTCTACTTACGGTGAGATAGACAAGCCCACTCTCTTAACGCTCCTCAAGGAGAGGGGCGAGCTCAAGATGGGTGGGAGCTTGAGCGATGAGTGGCTCTCTAGTAACACAGACTTCTCGAGTATAGAAGAGCTAGCAGAAGCTCTTCTCAGCAAGAGAGTGTACTTACATAAGCTAGGATGGATGAAACCATATTTCAGGCTCCATCCACCTAAGGGAGGCTTCAAGAGGACGACTAAGAGGGCTTGGAGCGATGGAGGGGAGCTAGGATATAGAGGGAAGGAGATAAATACGCTTATCAGGAGGATGATATGA